The Geminocystis sp. M7585_C2015_104 genome has a window encoding:
- a CDS encoding tetratricopeptide repeat protein: MEAKQDFLGYAAIGASIFGTVVGALAEMPVIAYLGITVGVGCSVFSSQQNYKQLLQAYNQQQQLITQLNSQLETTGQQLNDKLVEYKADFGNSLEKFQHSLQQMLTTVKQDMAQEIKRLDLQYQELNNVVSNIKEIENLSQRLHSHSNSAEFFYQRAVGYEKLGNYAGAIEDYTEAIKRDSNMAKAYHRRGVLYLEQGMKQKAVDDLRRAALLYFEQGDIESYHQAREMSRNIHEIRTLDNGKAQEVVVGSQLFSENSN; this comes from the coding sequence ATGGAAGCCAAACAAGACTTTCTCGGTTATGCCGCCATAGGCGCCTCTATTTTCGGCACGGTGGTTGGCGCCCTCGCGGAGATGCCTGTTATCGCTTACCTCGGTATCACTGTGGGGGTTGGCTGTAGTGTTTTTAGTAGCCAACAAAATTACAAACAGCTGTTACAAGCCTACAATCAACAACAACAGTTAATCACCCAGTTGAATAGCCAGCTAGAGACTACCGGACAACAGTTGAACGACAAACTGGTAGAATACAAGGCAGATTTTGGCAACAGCCTCGAAAAATTCCAACATTCCCTCCAACAGATGCTGACAACAGTAAAACAAGACATGGCCCAGGAAATCAAACGACTGGATCTACAGTACCAAGAGTTAAATAACGTTGTCAGCAACATTAAGGAAATAGAAAACCTCTCTCAACGGCTGCATTCCCACTCCAATTCTGCCGAATTCTTCTACCAACGCGCCGTCGGTTACGAAAAATTAGGTAACTATGCTGGTGCTATAGAAGACTATACAGAGGCCATCAAGAGAGACAGCAATATGGCAAAAGCCTATCACAGGAGAGGGGTATTGTATTTGGAACAAGGGATGAAACAAAAGGCAGTGGACGACTTAAGAAGGGCAGCCCTACTCTATTTTGAGCAGGGGGATATTGAAAGCTACCACCAAGCCCGAGAAATGAGTCGTAACATCCACGAAATCCGCACCCTGGACAATGGGAAAGCCCAAGAAGTGGTGGTGGGTTCCCAATTATTCTCTGAAAACAGTAACTAG
- a CDS encoding phycobilisome protein produces the protein MYPLLQELIHEAESKYLQQSDLLRLMQEMSGMRPRLAVYRYLRDNEVHIFQKVADELLKQLPQEKTRNIENCLRHWLSITRYSAMAMLLNNPEYLQRRLLEWLTDIVRVYEYQHISQKLQALLVERLKEELPSDGFKYIEPFLNQAQAHIQNVQ, from the coding sequence ATGTACCCCCTATTACAGGAGTTAATTCACGAAGCTGAGTCTAAATACCTGCAACAGTCGGATTTACTGCGGTTGATGCAGGAGATGTCAGGTATGCGGCCAAGACTGGCTGTGTACCGGTATTTACGGGACAATGAAGTACATATATTTCAAAAGGTGGCCGATGAGCTGTTGAAACAGCTTCCCCAGGAAAAAACCCGTAATATCGAAAACTGTCTCCGCCACTGGCTATCCATCACCCGCTACAGCGCCATGGCTATGTTGCTCAACAACCCTGAATACCTACAACGCCGTTTACTGGAATGGCTCACTGACATTGTCCGGGTATATGAATACCAACATATATCACAAAAACTACAGGCATTGTTAGTGGAAAGGCTAAAAGAAGAATTGCCCTCAGATGGTTTTAAATACATTGAGCCCTTTTTGAATCAAGCCCAAGCCCACATTCAAAACGTCCAGTAG
- a CDS encoding 2Fe-2S iron-sulfur cluster binding domain-containing protein, producing the protein MAKIIRIVPLGKDTAVKTNDNLLSALLKNELNVLQECGGRGMCSTCHVYIKEGMESLTPLNRREKRTLEVITTCKPNSRLACQARVIGDGVVVELPPGMYLHQIDDIESLIGKRVQEDILHPITGKVLVEKGKLITRSMITQLKDTKVEAARYLSQVTDAV; encoded by the coding sequence ATGGCAAAAATCATCAGAATAGTTCCCCTCGGCAAGGATACCGCCGTCAAAACCAATGACAATCTCCTTTCTGCATTGTTGAAAAACGAACTAAATGTACTACAAGAATGTGGCGGGAGGGGGATGTGTTCCACCTGTCATGTGTACATAAAAGAGGGCATGGAAAGTCTTACACCCCTCAACCGTCGCGAAAAAAGAACATTGGAAGTCATTACTACCTGTAAACCCAATTCCCGTCTCGCTTGCCAGGCAAGAGTCATTGGGGACGGTGTGGTGGTAGAATTGCCCCCGGGGATGTATCTCCATCAAATTGACGACATCGAGTCTTTGATAGGGAAAAGGGTACAAGAGGATATCCTTCACCCCATCACTGGTAAGGTGTTGGTGGAAAAAGGTAAGTTAATTACTAGATCTATGATTACCCAGTTAAAAGACACTAAGGTTGAAGCCGCTAGGTATCTCTCTCAGGTTACCGATGCCGTGTAG
- a CDS encoding 4-vinyl reductase, with product MISVADLLNSKKPLKGNYFAPEAYVQGDFELGLLETRLGARLIALPEVFLQGMYEGLKHELGQAYPLVLYNCGRWWGKSFFRRFQQEVSQYYGIPLAQMEMVEFLSCFKQCWKTHGWGTIEFNFDYYPHGLIVIYTTNSPFAAAAPKGEGFACQLEAGILASFFSQLTGENLGCIQTSCESMGAPVNSFILGLLERVKIAKTWLEEGHDHTSILEMLCNTQVNNES from the coding sequence ATGATTTCTGTAGCCGACTTGTTGAATTCCAAAAAACCCCTCAAAGGCAATTATTTCGCCCCTGAAGCCTACGTGCAAGGCGACTTTGAATTGGGACTGTTGGAAACCCGTCTAGGGGCTCGTTTAATCGCCCTACCAGAGGTGTTTTTACAGGGGATGTATGAGGGATTGAAACATGAGTTAGGACAAGCCTACCCCCTAGTACTATACAATTGTGGTCGCTGGTGGGGCAAAAGTTTTTTCCGTCGCTTCCAACAGGAGGTAAGCCAGTACTATGGAATCCCCCTGGCACAAATGGAAATGGTAGAATTTTTAAGTTGCTTTAAGCAGTGTTGGAAAACCCATGGCTGGGGTACAATTGAATTCAACTTTGACTATTACCCCCACGGCCTGATAGTTATCTATACCACCAACTCCCCCTTTGCAGCCGCCGCGCCCAAAGGAGAAGGTTTCGCCTGTCAACTAGAAGCCGGAATACTCGCCTCCTTCTTCAGTCAACTCACAGGAGAAAATCTCGGCTGCATTCAAACCTCCTGTGAATCCATGGGTGCGCCAGTTAACTCCTTCATCCTAGGCCTTCTGGAAAGGGTGAAAATAGCTAAAACCTGGCTTGAAGAAGGACATGACCATACCTCCATTCTCGAAATGCTTTGCAACACACAAGTAAATAATGAGAGTTAG